One Paenibacillus crassostreae DNA segment encodes these proteins:
- the xerD gene encoding site-specific tyrosine recombinase XerD codes for MKQHLASFIRYMDEEKGLSLNTLQSYERDLTQFLEFVESRGIHFLREINRSHILLFLGKMKQEGRADATVTRKTVSIRSFFQYLLKESTIDQDPSIHMETPKIVKKVPRVLTVEEVDQLLSAPASSGPQGIRDKAMLELLYATGMKVSEIVSLDIQNIHTDLRYLHCIGASGKERILPMNRVSANYVDVYIKDHRDKLLKGNKEEQALFLNNLGSRLTRQGFWKMLKKYAKETEIHKEITPHTLRHSFATHLLDNGADLRSVQEMLGHADISTTQVYSSMLRKNMKEQYDDHHPRSSK; via the coding sequence ATGAAACAACATTTGGCATCCTTTATACGATATATGGATGAAGAAAAGGGGCTCTCTCTGAATACACTGCAAAGCTATGAGCGAGACTTAACTCAATTTCTGGAGTTTGTTGAGAGTAGAGGAATTCACTTTCTTCGAGAAATCAATAGAAGTCACATTCTTTTATTCTTAGGAAAAATGAAGCAAGAAGGTCGTGCTGATGCTACTGTGACCCGCAAGACGGTTTCTATTCGCTCTTTTTTTCAATACTTATTAAAAGAGTCAACGATTGATCAAGACCCTTCAATTCATATGGAAACACCCAAGATTGTGAAGAAGGTACCCCGTGTATTAACTGTAGAAGAAGTGGATCAATTGTTATCCGCTCCAGCGTCTTCAGGGCCTCAAGGGATTCGTGATAAAGCCATGCTTGAACTTCTCTATGCGACGGGTATGAAGGTCTCAGAAATCGTATCATTAGATATCCAGAACATTCACACGGATCTTCGATATTTGCATTGTATTGGTGCATCGGGTAAAGAGAGAATTCTGCCTATGAACAGAGTATCTGCTAATTATGTGGATGTTTATATAAAGGATCACCGAGACAAGCTATTGAAGGGGAATAAAGAAGAACAGGCACTTTTTCTCAACAATTTAGGAAGTCGTCTTACTCGTCAAGGGTTCTGGAAAATGCTTAAGAAATACGCGAAAGAAACAGAGATTCACAAGGAGATAACCCCGCATACGTTAAGGCATTCTTTTGCGACACACTTATTAGATAACGGAGCGGATCTTAGATCTGTTCAAGAAATGCTTGGACATGCTGATATCTCTACAACACAAGTATATAGTTCAATGCTTAGGAAGAATATGAAGGAACAATACGATGATCACCATCCTAGATCGTCTAAGTAG
- a CDS encoding DUF4227 family protein: protein MVISLRKWLNSIRFVVIFLALAYLLFCILNVLGDWINPVDPYSTPKGYAIKAFQLKAGDTDGELSMGERLRVFYWYGE, encoded by the coding sequence ATGGTTATATCTTTACGTAAATGGTTAAATAGTATTCGATTTGTGGTTATCTTTTTAGCTTTAGCTTATTTATTATTCTGCATATTAAATGTATTAGGGGATTGGATAAATCCAGTAGATCCGTATTCAACTCCAAAAGGATATGCAATAAAAGCATTTCAGCTGAAAGCAGGAGACACAGATGGAGAATTGAGTATGGGTGAGAGACTCCGAGTCTTTTATTGGTATGGAGAATAA
- a CDS encoding Fur family transcriptional regulator gives MQARIDKIKQQLQSQGYKLTPQREATVRILLENEEDHLSAEDVFMLVKEIAPEIGLATVYRTLELLSELHVVEKINFGDGVARYDLRTDTAKHHHHHLICIQCGRMDEIREDWLGALEERLDREFNFTVTDHRLDFHGICSRCNEKNSENNKNS, from the coding sequence ATGCAGGCTCGGATCGATAAAATCAAACAACAATTACAATCCCAGGGCTATAAGCTGACACCCCAGCGGGAAGCCACCGTCAGAATATTGTTAGAGAATGAAGAAGACCATCTCAGTGCGGAAGATGTATTTATGCTTGTGAAGGAAATAGCTCCTGAGATTGGCTTGGCCACAGTATATCGTACACTTGAACTATTGAGTGAATTGCATGTCGTGGAGAAGATAAATTTCGGTGACGGTGTTGCTCGATATGACTTGCGTACGGATACAGCGAAACATCATCATCATCATCTCATTTGTATTCAATGTGGTCGAATGGACGAGATTCGCGAAGATTGGTTGGGCGCATTGGAAGAACGTCTAGATCGGGAGTTTAATTTTACTGTGACGGATCATCGACTTGATTTCCATGGTATTTGTAGTCGCTGTAATGAGAAGAACTCAGAAAATAATAAAAACTCTTAA
- the spoIIM gene encoding stage II sporulation protein M — protein MQSIRNSFREQIMLYIFVAVLFLVGVVFGALMVNALSLEQQQDLATYLGDYFVTLSQGNVGSNEATFWSIAILHLKWIGLIWICGLSVIGLPGILILDFLKGVLIGFTVGYLVGQFSWEGLLFALVSVAPHNLLVIPVLVLCSVAAISFSLYIIKNRMLMNRQGNFTRPFINYVMVTMVMGLLMLGIASFETWVTPVMMSWVTPLLVNPETISFVY, from the coding sequence ATGCAGTCTATTCGAAATTCCTTTAGAGAGCAAATAATGCTGTATATTTTTGTAGCTGTATTATTTCTCGTCGGTGTCGTATTTGGTGCATTAATGGTGAATGCACTTTCTTTAGAGCAGCAGCAAGATTTAGCAACCTATCTAGGTGATTATTTTGTAACACTAAGCCAAGGGAATGTGGGTTCTAATGAAGCTACTTTTTGGAGCATTGCGATATTGCATTTGAAATGGATAGGTTTGATTTGGATTTGTGGTTTATCCGTTATTGGCTTACCAGGTATATTAATACTGGATTTTCTCAAAGGAGTATTGATTGGTTTCACGGTGGGATATTTAGTTGGTCAATTTTCGTGGGAAGGCTTACTTTTTGCGTTAGTTTCTGTTGCGCCTCACAATTTACTAGTCATACCAGTCCTTGTACTGTGTAGTGTCGCTGCGATTTCATTCTCTTTATATATAATAAAGAATAGAATGTTAATGAATCGTCAAGGGAATTTCACACGCCCATTCATAAATTATGTCATGGTCACCATGGTGATGGGATTGCTCATGCTTGGTATTGCATCATTTGAAACTTGGGTCACTCCGGTGATGATGAGTTGGGTGACACCGTTGTTAGTAAATCCAGAAACAATCAGTTTTGTATATTAG
- a CDS encoding endonuclease Q family protein has protein sequence MKPVDPHQEILHDYYADLHIHIGRATDGQAVKITGSRNLTFANIAKEASERKGIELIGIIDCHSPSVQNDILSCLYSGEMNEIDGGGIEYRGTTILLGCEIEFFEPDKGAAHLLAYFPNLTVIQQFSVWLSQHMTNINLSTQRIYVPVRLLQEEIVQRGGLLIPAHVFTPHKGIYGHVTNRMEDVLDVNLISGIELGLSADSIMADTLSELEDLTFLSNSDAHSLGKIGREYNIMRLANPSFTEFRKALYREDGRRVIANYGLNPRLGKYHRTYCSQCNVVINEHEDTTSDLKCPLCGSTKIVQGVLDRINNISDRTEPFIPEHRPPYHYQVPLEFIPGLGKAKLNSLLQAFGTEMNILHQVEEEAIASIVGPVMAQQIVKARNGSLQLSSGGGGVYGKVISP, from the coding sequence ATGAAACCAGTAGATCCGCATCAAGAAATACTCCATGATTATTATGCTGATTTGCATATTCATATTGGTAGAGCAACTGATGGTCAAGCTGTAAAGATAACGGGAAGTCGCAATCTTACATTCGCTAATATTGCTAAAGAAGCATCAGAGCGAAAAGGGATTGAATTGATTGGTATTATCGATTGTCATTCGCCTTCAGTACAGAATGACATACTGTCTTGTTTGTATTCTGGGGAAATGAACGAGATTGATGGCGGTGGGATTGAATACCGCGGAACGACCATTCTCCTCGGTTGCGAGATTGAATTTTTTGAGCCAGACAAAGGCGCTGCTCATTTACTAGCATATTTTCCGAACCTAACCGTGATACAGCAATTTAGTGTTTGGTTGAGTCAGCATATGACCAATATTAATCTAAGTACGCAGCGGATCTATGTGCCTGTCCGTTTATTGCAAGAAGAAATTGTACAACGTGGAGGTCTACTAATTCCAGCTCATGTATTCACGCCCCATAAGGGGATCTATGGGCATGTGACGAACCGTATGGAGGATGTCCTTGATGTAAACTTAATTAGCGGAATTGAGTTGGGATTAAGTGCGGATTCCATCATGGCGGATACGTTAAGTGAGTTGGAGGATCTAACATTCTTAAGTAATTCTGATGCACATTCTCTTGGGAAAATAGGACGAGAATACAATATCATGAGATTGGCTAACCCTTCCTTTACTGAATTCCGTAAAGCTTTGTACAGAGAAGATGGCCGTCGTGTGATAGCCAATTATGGCTTGAATCCTCGTCTAGGGAAGTATCACCGCACATACTGTAGCCAGTGTAATGTGGTTATTAACGAACACGAGGATACCACATCAGATCTGAAATGTCCTTTATGTGGAAGTACCAAGATCGTACAGGGTGTTCTGGATCGAATAAATAACATTTCTGACCGAACGGAACCTTTCATACCGGAACATCGGCCACCGTATCATTATCAGGTTCCGCTAGAATTCATTCCTGGTCTTGGCAAAGCTAAATTAAATTCTCTGCTCCAAGCATTTGGAACGGAAATGAATATTCTGCATCAAGTAGAAGAAGAGGCAATTGCCTCTATTGTAGGCCCGGTCATGGCGCAACAGATTGTTAAAGCTCGAAACGGAAGTCTTCAACTGTCATCAGGCGGTGGAGGTGTTTATGGTAAAGTAATCAGCCCTTAA
- a CDS encoding NUDIX domain-containing protein, whose translation MKENKSIHSSSALDEVTISTQPIFQGKIITLQVDTVRLPDGNTATREVVRHPGAVAVLALHDGKMIVVDQFRQPMGRCEIEIPAGKLEPGEDPREAAIRELEEETGYRCKDIRLLQSFYTSPGFADEIIHMYVTEDLIIGEMSPDEDEFLEMSEITLEEAYRYIKEGRISDAKTIMAIYAWHLYTLTGKFED comes from the coding sequence GTGAAAGAGAACAAATCTATTCATTCATCTTCTGCATTGGATGAAGTAACTATATCGACACAACCAATATTTCAAGGAAAAATAATTACTTTACAGGTTGATACGGTTCGCCTACCTGACGGAAATACAGCCACGCGTGAAGTTGTAAGGCATCCTGGAGCGGTTGCGGTTCTTGCGCTTCATGATGGGAAAATGATCGTTGTTGATCAATTTCGGCAACCTATGGGACGCTGTGAAATTGAGATTCCCGCAGGGAAACTTGAACCAGGTGAAGATCCGAGAGAAGCTGCAATCCGCGAACTAGAAGAAGAAACGGGATATCGGTGCAAGGATATCAGGCTTCTACAATCATTCTATACATCCCCTGGATTCGCCGATGAAATTATACATATGTATGTGACGGAAGATTTGATTATTGGTGAAATGTCTCCAGATGAAGATGAGTTTCTAGAGATGTCAGAAATTACACTTGAAGAAGCCTACCGGTATATAAAAGAAGGAAGAATCAGTGATGCTAAGACGATAATGGCTATTTACGCGTGGCATCTTTATACTTTGACAGGAAAGTTTGAGGATTGA
- a CDS encoding Z-ring formation inhibitor MciZ yields the protein MKSYSKSDSIHIVGQAWQAKYLLKQWQHQWGPNTTIKEMLQKMNA from the coding sequence ATGAAAAGCTATTCTAAAAGCGATTCCATCCATATCGTAGGACAAGCCTGGCAGGCAAAATATCTGCTTAAACAATGGCAGCATCAATGGGGACCAAACACCACCATTAAGGAAATGCTGCAAAAAATGAATGCTTAG
- a CDS encoding tripeptidase T, translating to MISQERIVKEFMELVQIDSETMHEEEISVVLKQKFTDLGLKVIEDDSKERTGHGAGNLIITWEAEGLNDAPHIFFTCHMDTVTPGVGIKPSLGADGWITSDGTTILGSDDKAGIAALLEAIRVIQEQKIPHGQVQFIITAGEESGLRGARAFDPKHMDAEFGYALDSNGEIGAIAVAAPTQAKITMIIDGKSAHAGVNPEDGISAIQVASKAISRMKLGRIDHETTANIGKFFGGGPTNIVCDHVQLDAEARSIVQEKVEKQIANMKEALELTCQEFHAECKFQSEIVYPAFNFTDQDAVVQLAQRAIGNMGLTSRVFHSGGGSDANIFNGFGIPTVNLALGYENIHTTNERIKAADMSKASEMVVAIIQETGKEISSKMK from the coding sequence ATGATATCACAAGAACGTATTGTAAAGGAATTTATGGAATTGGTACAAATTGATAGTGAGACGATGCATGAAGAGGAAATTTCGGTCGTACTTAAGCAAAAATTCACTGATCTTGGGTTGAAGGTTATAGAGGATGATAGTAAGGAACGAACGGGTCATGGCGCGGGAAATCTTATTATTACTTGGGAGGCAGAAGGGCTTAATGATGCTCCACATATATTCTTCACATGTCATATGGATACCGTAACACCTGGCGTAGGTATTAAACCATCGCTTGGTGCAGATGGGTGGATTACAAGTGACGGGACGACCATTCTCGGTTCAGATGATAAAGCTGGGATTGCCGCACTTCTTGAAGCTATCCGTGTTATTCAGGAGCAGAAAATCCCTCATGGACAAGTTCAATTTATTATTACGGCAGGTGAGGAATCTGGTCTTCGTGGTGCGAGAGCATTTGATCCTAAACATATGGATGCAGAGTTCGGATATGCATTAGACTCGAATGGAGAGATTGGTGCAATTGCAGTCGCTGCACCTACGCAGGCGAAGATTACAATGATAATAGACGGTAAATCGGCACATGCGGGTGTGAATCCAGAAGATGGAATCAGTGCCATTCAAGTAGCATCTAAGGCTATTTCACGTATGAAGCTTGGCCGAATTGACCATGAAACAACTGCAAATATTGGTAAGTTCTTTGGTGGTGGTCCAACGAATATTGTCTGTGACCATGTACAATTGGATGCTGAGGCTAGAAGTATTGTTCAAGAAAAAGTGGAAAAGCAAATTGCAAATATGAAAGAAGCGTTGGAGTTAACTTGTCAAGAATTCCATGCGGAATGTAAATTCCAAAGTGAAATCGTGTATCCAGCTTTTAATTTCACAGACCAAGATGCAGTTGTACAGCTTGCTCAACGTGCAATTGGGAATATGGGTTTAACTAGTCGTGTGTTCCATTCCGGTGGAGGTAGCGATGCTAATATTTTTAATGGATTTGGAATTCCTACAGTAAACCTTGCGCTTGGATATGAGAATATTCATACAACGAATGAAAGAATTAAAGCAGCGGATATGTCCAAAGCATCGGAAATGGTCGTTGCAATTATTCAGGAAACAGGGAAAGAAATCTCAAGTAAAATGAAATAA
- the prli42 gene encoding stressosome-associated protein Prli42 produces the protein MQRKKVFRIFIYLMLIAMLGSTLLMVVEPFIAR, from the coding sequence ATGCAACGAAAAAAAGTATTTCGTATCTTCATTTATCTCATGCTTATTGCCATGCTGGGCTCTACCCTTCTTATGGTCGTAGAACCTTTCATAGCCCGCTAA
- the lipB gene encoding lipoyl(octanoyl) transferase LipB — MTLLRTLDISYAPLMDYGEAWDLQKKIVTKIDLGEQQDNLLLLQHPPTYTMGVQNHPEHLLLSKEQLKERGISLFEIDRGGDITYHGPGQLVGYPLIFIDGQMNLDLHGYLRDLEQVIINYLANHGIEGTRKPEYTGVWVGDRKICAIGVKFNRCRHRRGFVTSHGFAFNVLSGIQNEGFQGIIPCGIQDFGVTSLEDCTSKKFNMRDVAEEIIPLFTTLFNYDVPILDGMREAR, encoded by the coding sequence ATGACATTGCTTAGAACGTTGGACATTTCATATGCACCTTTGATGGATTATGGTGAAGCGTGGGATTTGCAAAAGAAAATCGTTACTAAAATTGATCTCGGAGAGCAACAGGATAACCTGTTGCTCTTACAGCATCCACCAACATATACGATGGGTGTACAGAACCATCCTGAACATCTCTTACTAAGTAAAGAACAGTTGAAGGAACGTGGTATTTCGCTGTTTGAAATCGACCGAGGTGGGGATATTACTTATCATGGTCCTGGTCAACTTGTTGGGTACCCATTGATCTTCATTGATGGGCAGATGAATTTAGATTTACATGGTTATTTACGTGATCTTGAACAAGTGATCATCAACTATTTAGCTAATCATGGGATTGAGGGTACTCGAAAGCCTGAATATACAGGTGTATGGGTGGGAGATCGTAAAATTTGTGCGATTGGCGTTAAATTTAATCGTTGTCGTCATCGTAGAGGTTTTGTGACGAGTCATGGTTTCGCTTTTAACGTATTGTCTGGCATTCAGAATGAAGGGTTTCAAGGGATTATTCCATGTGGGATTCAAGATTTTGGTGTCACTTCACTTGAGGATTGTACAAGTAAGAAATTCAATATGAGGGATGTGGCAGAGGAGATCATTCCGTTGTTCACAACATTATTTAATTATGATGTACCTATATTGGATGGAATGAGAGAAGCCCGCTAA
- a CDS encoding dihydrolipoamide acetyltransferase family protein, translated as MTHNKQLTDVLMPQLAESLVSATIGKWLKQPGDRIEQYEPICEVITDKVNAEIPATVDGIMGEHVAEEGQTIAVGQIICKIVVESSNESTVVNAPIHTESLATTASTSEGQSMRSRYSPAVQSLAAEHQLNLNDIKGTGMGGRITRKDVLAHVDNLSSGNGDTKSSSQALEHVSATSPFKGMTHTNPAVTPAQYVENASSTERNSGMHLTETPQIPNNNIQAQQGRSETLIDITPVRNTIATRMRQSVSEIPHAWTMIEVDVTNLVLLRNKLKDEFKRNEGYNLTYLAFLLKAVVNAIKDYPIMNSVWAVDKIIVKRDINIALAVGTEDTVMTPVIQRADQKNIAGLAREIEELATKTRQGKLKLDDMQGGTFTVNNTGSFGSVLSYPIINYPQAAILTFESIVKKPVVINDMIAVRSMANLCLSLDHRILDGVICGRFLQRVKENLEGYTLDTKLY; from the coding sequence ATGACACATAATAAACAATTAACCGATGTGCTTATGCCACAACTCGCCGAATCGCTCGTTTCTGCAACGATTGGCAAATGGCTTAAACAACCTGGAGATCGAATAGAACAATATGAGCCTATTTGTGAAGTGATTACAGATAAAGTGAACGCTGAAATTCCGGCAACTGTTGATGGAATCATGGGTGAGCATGTTGCAGAGGAAGGACAAACGATCGCGGTTGGTCAGATTATTTGCAAAATTGTAGTGGAGTCTAGTAATGAATCTACTGTAGTGAATGCTCCAATCCATACGGAATCTCTAGCAACTACCGCTTCCACATCAGAGGGTCAATCAATGCGTAGCCGTTATTCACCAGCGGTTCAAAGCTTAGCTGCGGAGCATCAATTGAATCTCAATGATATCAAAGGAACAGGGATGGGTGGACGTATCACTCGCAAAGATGTACTAGCACATGTTGATAATCTCTCATCTGGTAATGGGGATACGAAATCTTCATCTCAAGCGTTAGAGCATGTAAGTGCAACTTCTCCATTCAAAGGTATGACTCATACGAATCCTGCAGTGACACCTGCACAATATGTAGAGAATGCATCGTCTACAGAACGTAATTCAGGGATGCATTTAACCGAAACTCCACAAATTCCTAATAACAACATTCAAGCTCAACAGGGCAGATCAGAAACATTAATTGATATTACACCTGTGCGGAATACGATTGCTACCCGTATGAGACAAAGTGTATCGGAAATTCCTCATGCATGGACAATGATCGAAGTGGATGTAACGAATTTGGTTTTGTTACGCAATAAGCTGAAGGATGAATTCAAACGGAATGAAGGATACAACTTAACTTATCTAGCATTCCTACTTAAAGCTGTCGTGAACGCAATCAAAGATTATCCAATTATGAACTCTGTCTGGGCTGTTGACAAAATTATTGTAAAGCGTGACATCAATATCGCTCTAGCTGTTGGAACAGAGGATACTGTGATGACTCCTGTTATTCAAAGAGCAGATCAGAAGAATATTGCAGGTCTGGCAAGGGAAATTGAAGAACTTGCCACGAAGACTCGACAAGGTAAGCTGAAACTTGATGATATGCAAGGTGGAACGTTTACTGTCAATAATACAGGATCTTTTGGGTCCGTCCTGTCGTATCCGATTATTAACTATCCTCAAGCAGCTATCCTAACTTTTGAATCGATCGTGAAGAAGCCGGTTGTGATTAACGATATGATTGCTGTACGATCGATGGCTAACTTATGTTTGTCTCTAGATCATCGTATTCTAGATGGTGTTATCTGTGGGCGATTCCTCCAAAGAGTGAAGGAGAATCTTGAAGGATATACATTGGACACTAAATTATATTAG
- a CDS encoding alpha-ketoacid dehydrogenase subunit beta, whose product MAIMEYIDAIRLAMKEEMERDENVFVLGEDVGVKGGVFTTTKGLQDQFGELRVMDTPLAESAIAGVAIGAAMYGMKPIAEMQYSDFMLPATNQIISEAAKIRYRSNNDWNCPIVVRAPIGGGILGGLYHSQCPESIFFGTPGLKIVAPYSAYDAKGLLKAAIRDPDPVLFFENKKCYKLIKEDVPLDDYIVPLGVANLLREGDDITVIGYSMPLHFCMQAAEELEKEAGITAHVLDLRTLQPLDRDAIIAAVRKTGKVLIVHEDNKTGGIGAEVAAIISEECLYELDAPIMRLCGPDVPAMPISPPMEKFFLLSKDKVKEAMTQLANY is encoded by the coding sequence ATGGCAATAATGGAGTATATTGACGCGATTCGTCTTGCAATGAAGGAAGAAATGGAACGGGATGAGAACGTATTTGTCCTAGGTGAAGATGTTGGAGTAAAAGGTGGTGTATTCACAACAACCAAAGGCTTACAGGATCAGTTCGGCGAACTTCGAGTTATGGATACCCCTTTGGCTGAATCTGCTATAGCTGGTGTAGCCATTGGTGCTGCGATGTATGGTATGAAGCCTATTGCTGAGATGCAATATTCTGACTTTATGCTACCTGCAACAAATCAGATTATTAGCGAAGCGGCCAAAATACGCTACCGTTCAAATAATGATTGGAATTGTCCTATTGTAGTGCGTGCACCTATTGGTGGAGGGATTCTTGGTGGTTTGTATCACTCACAATGTCCAGAGTCGATCTTCTTTGGTACACCGGGATTGAAGATTGTTGCTCCTTATTCGGCATACGATGCCAAAGGATTACTGAAAGCAGCGATACGTGACCCTGATCCAGTCCTCTTTTTCGAGAATAAGAAATGTTATAAGCTCATTAAAGAAGATGTACCATTGGATGATTACATTGTACCACTAGGGGTAGCTAATCTCCTACGTGAAGGCGACGATATCACGGTTATTGGTTATAGCATGCCACTACATTTCTGCATGCAGGCTGCTGAAGAATTAGAGAAAGAAGCGGGGATTACAGCGCATGTTCTCGATCTACGTACGTTGCAACCCCTTGATCGTGATGCGATCATAGCTGCGGTTCGTAAGACAGGTAAGGTCCTAATTGTGCATGAAGATAATAAAACAGGTGGGATTGGTGCTGAAGTAGCAGCTATTATCTCTGAAGAATGTCTGTATGAACTAGATGCTCCAATTATGAGATTATGTGGTCCAGATGTTCCAGCTATGCCAATCAGTCCACCGATGGAGAAATTCTTCTTGCTAAGTAAGGACAAAGTGAAAGAAGCTATGACCCAATTAGCGAATTATTAG
- a CDS encoding thiamine pyrophosphate-dependent dehydrogenase E1 component subunit alpha produces MSDNENLIVNNQHEQLGLSDGQVIDMYRYMLLARKFDERNLLLQRAGKINFHVSGVGQETAQVAAAFALDREQDYFLPYYRDYGFVLAVGMTPRELMLSAFAKAEDPNSGGRQMPGHFGSKRLRIATGSSPVTTQVPHAVGLALAAKMKKKDFVTFVTFGEGSSNQGDFHEGCNFAGVNKLPVILMCENNQYAISVPLHKQVSGKISDRALGYGFPGIRVDGNDALEVYRVVKEARERAIQGEGPTLIEAVMYRLSPHATSDNDMAYRTQEEVDENWKNDGVARMKSYLIGLGLWDEDKDKDLIEQINLELKEAIEYADRAPFPKPEDTLLHVYASGEEEK; encoded by the coding sequence ATGAGTGACAATGAAAATTTGATCGTTAATAATCAGCATGAACAACTTGGGCTAAGCGATGGTCAAGTGATCGACATGTACAGATATATGCTGTTAGCTCGCAAATTTGATGAGAGAAACTTATTGCTTCAACGTGCAGGGAAAATTAACTTTCACGTTTCTGGTGTGGGTCAAGAGACAGCGCAGGTTGCGGCTGCGTTTGCTTTAGACCGTGAGCAAGATTATTTCCTTCCGTATTACCGGGACTATGGATTCGTATTAGCAGTAGGTATGACACCTAGAGAATTGATGCTTTCTGCTTTTGCTAAGGCAGAAGATCCGAATAGTGGTGGACGTCAAATGCCAGGGCACTTTGGTAGTAAACGATTGCGGATTGCAACAGGTTCTAGCCCAGTTACAACGCAAGTTCCTCACGCTGTTGGTTTAGCACTAGCTGCTAAAATGAAAAAGAAAGATTTCGTTACTTTCGTTACTTTTGGAGAAGGATCAAGTAATCAAGGGGATTTCCATGAAGGATGTAACTTTGCGGGTGTGAATAAATTACCAGTTATCCTTATGTGTGAGAATAATCAGTATGCGATCTCAGTACCATTGCATAAACAAGTAAGTGGCAAAATTAGCGATCGTGCTCTTGGGTATGGTTTTCCTGGGATCCGTGTGGATGGTAATGATGCATTGGAAGTGTATCGTGTCGTCAAGGAAGCAAGAGAACGGGCAATTCAAGGCGAAGGTCCAACGTTAATAGAAGCAGTAATGTATCGATTATCACCTCATGCGACTTCAGATAATGATATGGCTTATCGTACACAAGAAGAAGTGGATGAGAACTGGAAGAATGACGGTGTAGCCCGGATGAAATCCTACCTTATAGGTTTAGGGTTATGGGATGAAGATAAAGATAAAGATTTGATAGAACAGATTAATTTAGAGCTTAAAGAAGCTATTGAATATGCTGATCGTGCGCCGTTCCCGAAACCTGAGGATACGCTTCTGCATGTCTATGCAAGTGGTGAGGAGGAAAAGTAA